In Rosa chinensis cultivar Old Blush chromosome 1, RchiOBHm-V2, whole genome shotgun sequence, a genomic segment contains:
- the LOC112181422 gene encoding uncharacterized protein LOC112181422: MLTLPLRLTSATKTLRSHFLSTFSKIAMDASGGQTQPHRNDSDHSSAHHHQNVVVMRHGDRIDNFEPRWIKNAARPWDPPLVEEGRVRAFCTGAKLRSDLGFPVHRVFVSPFVRCVETAVQVVTALSARETPSLDKYDSRKPLPVDPSKLKVSIEYGLCEMLNREAIRGDVAPKDGNWGFNIPELEAMFPEGTVDRIVERVYKELPQWGESVMDARSRYANVVQALADKHPMENLLLVTHGEGVGASISSFLEGATVYEAEYCAYSELRRPIFCNDQSSTAGKFEVLTNLGQTGISYSLAL; this comes from the exons ATGCTGACCCTTCCCCTTCGCCTAACTTCAGCCACTAAAACCCTCCGTTCACATTTTCTCTCCACCTTCTCCAAAATCGCAATGGACGCCTCCGGCGGTCAAACCCAGCCCCACCGCAACGACTCCGACCATTCCTCCGCCCACCACCACCAAAACGTCGTCGTCATGCGCCACGGCGACCGCATCGACAACTTCGAGCCCCGCTGGATCAAAAACGCCGCCCGCCCGTGGGACCCGCCTCTCGTGGAGGAGGGCCGGGTCCGGGCCTTCTGCACGGGCGCGAAGCTCCGGTCCGATCTCGGGTTCCCGGTCCACCGCGTGTTCGTGTCGCCGTTCGTGCGCTGCGTCGAGACCGCCGTCCAGGTCGTCACCGCCCTCTCCGCTAGAGAGACGCCGTCGTTGGACAAATACGACAGTCGTAAACCCCTCCCCGTTGATCCCTCCAAGCTCAAG GTCTCAATTGAATATGGCTTGTGCGAGATGCTAAATAGAGAGGCCATTCGTGGTGATGTAGCTCCAAAAGATGGAAATTGGGGTTTCAACATCCCAGAACTTGAAGCCATGTTCCCAGAAGGGACGGTGGATCGCATTGTGGAAAGAGTTTACAAAGAG TTGCCCCAGTGGGGAGAGAGTGTGATGGATGCAAGGTCAAGGTATGCTAATGTGGTTCAGGCCCTTGCAGATAAACACCCTATGGAAAATTTGCTCCTTGTCACTCACG GTGAAGGAGTCGGTGCCTCAATTAGTTCATTCCTGGAGGGTGCCACAGTATATGAAGCAGAGTACTGTGCATATTCAGAACTACGAAGGCCCATCTTCTGCAATGACCAGTCATCGACTGCTGGAAAGTTTGAGGTATTGACAAATCTTGGTCAGACTGGTATCAGTTACTCTCTTGCATTGTAA